The Gammaproteobacteria bacterium genome contains the following window.
CTGAACGGTTGCCGCCATGGTGCCAGCCATTCCGACTAGCCAATCAGCTCTCTGTCTGCCCAATCCTGCTTGATATAAGTTAACACTAAAACTATTTGGCTTAATGTCTTTAAACGCTTGTTTAATGGATTGGTCGTCTAATGCTGATAGCCATAAGCGTTCAATCTTGCCTTGATAATGACAATAATCTAACACCTCTCGCCCGATCACATCTCCTTCTCTATCCGCATCCGTTGCAATAATAACGTGATTGACTTGCTTCAATAATTTTTTAATGACTGTTAATTGTTGACTCGTTTTTTTATTCGGAAGCACTGTCCATGCTTGGGGAATTACGGGTAATACTTCTAATCGCCACGGTTGTAAGTTGGGTTGATAATGCTCGGGCGGTGCGAGTTCTAAAAGATGCCCCAAACACCACGTGACCAGATAACCATTCCCTTCAATAAAGCCTTCTTGACGTTGTCTTGCCCCTAATACATTTGCGATATCTCTTGCTTGACTGGGCTTTTCACATAACACGCATATACTCATTTTTTTACCTCACTATTGATGATTGTGTGATTAAGCCGCTTCTCGATGAGTTCGATACGCGGGAATAAAACCGATGGCGAGAATATTAAAAATTTTATTTCTTTCCATTTCAGAATACAGATGCCGCGCATTTAAAAACTCGACCACTGTTTTTTCATCAAAATTCTCTATCGACAAACGTTGAATTTGTCCAATGATCACAAAAAATTTATCTCTTAATTTGATACTCAATGAATAGACTGTATTGGAGACTTCAAAGTTTTGATTCTCATGGGCAGCGCTCAATAGCACCATAAGACGATCTGTCTCAATAAGTGCACAATTTAAAACTTTCATTAACGGATTAAGTTCACTGAACGCGTATTTTTCAGTCCTCATCTTTTGTCTCACATTATCAATGATCGTTTTATCTTTGATGATAGACTGATATTTTTTTATTTCAGATTCAATATCATGCGTATAGCGAATAATATTCCGATAAAACAAGTTGCTATGAATAATAGCCGATAAATTATCTTGTCGAGTCTTATGCGAAAGCTTTCTGAGCTTACGTTCTATATGCCGATAAAGACTATGGCCATGATGTTGTGATTTTTTGAAAAACTCCTGACACAGTGGGGTAGAAAGGTAAACATTCATTGTCTCTCTCATAATTTCACCTCTTCATGCGAGTCTATTACTGTCTTTCTATTAATTTGTTTTAGAATTTCTTCAAAACTATTTGGTAAATCTTTTTGAGCTTCAGGTAATGGAATTCGAATTTTGTAGAGTTTACCGCCGTCGGTCAGCACAAAAGCTTGACCCTTAGGTAATGAAAATAAATGATTGACCTCAATAATGGATTGATATTCTTCACTCACCGAGTCTGTATTTTGCGTTGTGAAAAAATCGCCATCCTGTGCGTCTGGTTTGTCGGATGTCGTAGTGTAAGGTACGGCACTACGTGTTTGAGTTCGCTCTAAGCAGTTCACAAAGACTTCCGCAGTGTCGTCATTGGCAACACGCAGCATAATCATCGTGCCAAAGTTACCCAGAAGCATTTTAGGCTTATCTTTATTGGTTCCAAAAACAGCGCCTAAATCATTGACGGTTTGTGTATAAGCCGCAACTTTAATCCCTGCACCACCCGCTTTATTTAAGAGATTAATAAACTCGTCTCTGACCATATTGCTAAATTCATCGACATGCAAACACAATGGAAATTTTTTATCAGGCGCGGTTTTATAAAGTTTGCCTATAAGCGTTACTAAATCAGCAATTAAGGCTTGGCTAATAGCTTTGGCCATCGCTTCATTAGAAAGTGCATCAAGCCCCATGTACACGACTTTTTTATCGCGAATGACTTCTTCAAGTCGAATAACAGGAAGTGTGCTTTCACCTTCCCAAGAAAATACTTCGCGCGCAGATGTCTTATTAATTTTATCAAAAACAGGACCTAAGCTTGCGGTAATTTTAGAATAATATTCTTCGCCTAGATTCGCGGCATAATGCAGATCGACAATGATAGCGTCATAAATACTACGGTCTCCTCTTTCGAGTGTTTCTTGAATATAATTCTCAACATAAACTTGTACTGCTTCTTGTTGCGTCATATCCCCTTTTTTATTGCCCTTTTTATCAATTTTATTGCTATTTTCTGCCAGTATTTGTTCAATTTTTTCTTGATAGCGAGGGTCTTTCATCGGAAACATTTTTTCTCCATATTGATAAAGAAGTTGTTTCGGACGTGTCACATAAAAGGCGAGCGTGGCGTAGCTAATTGGTTCACCCATCTCCATTAAACAGGTAGATACAATATTTAAAAACTTCCACGCAAAATCTTTAAACTGCTGCCCTTCTCCTTCTGCCGAAATAGCGCCTGTCACACGGGTCGCAATTTCACTAATGTTCACAAAATTATTCAATGGATTATATTTGGCAGAAAACTCGGGCATCCCAGCGTGTAAAATCATTAAATCTTTTTCACGTCCAGCTACCTTACAAGCAGCTACAATATCCTGCAGCAACTCAAGATCGCTTTTAGGATCAATGATTAAAACTGCTTCGCCGTTACGGATATCTTGCGCAACGATATTGCACATCAATCGCGTTTTACCGACACGCGTCATACCAAACACTACCATGTGACTATTGCGATTATGTTGATGCAAATAAACAGGTTGCTCAGTGTCACTTCCAACACCATGTAACGATGGTTTTCCTCCAATATCAGGCAAGGGTTTAAACGGTGAAAGCGGTAACGTACGCCATTGATTTAATCGACCTTCAGGGTGACGGCGTGCCGCTGTATCGATCCATTGATAAAGCTTTGAGGGCTGCAAATATCCTTGGTTATCCAGTTGATTTAATAGGTGTAATCGCTGACGGTGTATGGGCTGCCACTGGAACCCTTCTCCTAGATAGAGTTGATGACGATTAGCAGGTAGCGCTTGTGTGCTCATTGAAAAAGCATTCATTTGTAAAAGCCTGCGTTTGAAGCGAAAAACACGCAGGCCGCTCGCAATATGTTTCAGCGCTAATCCCAATACCAGCGCTAAAGCCACCCACTTTGTAACGCCTAATAATAGGAACAGAGTTGGGAACAAATATAGGAACAATCCTATGATCAATAACAATACACCGCCATAAAGTTCTATCGGTTCTCGGAATAAATTTTCAAACGCATAACGTGACATTTTTTATTATCCTATTTAAAACCCATGGCTCAATTGCCCCATCGCTTCCAAAAACAAGAAAAACAGAAAAATGGGGTAGCGCAATCGCACTGCTTTAGGCACATTTTCAGAAGGCCAGCCGGCTCTCTTTGCGCGATAAGCAACAATTTTTGGCCAAGCTAAAAAGAAACAAAGAAAAAAACAAATTCGTAACAACGTAAGTATTACTCTGTGATCATTGATACTACTTACGACACTATTGAATTGAGTAGAGTCATGAAGTAAATGTGCACATGAAAAAATGGCTAGAGCCACTAACAAAACAACAATAAAAAATGCTATACTAAATTGAGCGAGAATTTTTTTACGCATAAGGAAACGACCTCACATGAGCTGGAAAAAAGTGGTTTTTAAAGCACTGGACATTGCAGAAGTTCTGTTCAGTAAAGACGCCTCC
Protein-coding sequences here:
- the traD gene encoding conjugative transfer system coupling protein TraD (Members of this protein family are the putative conjugative coupling factor, TraD, as the term is used for the SXT and TOL plasmid systems.); its protein translation is MSRYAFENLFREPIELYGGVLLLIIGLFLYLFPTLFLLLGVTKWVALALVLGLALKHIASGLRVFRFKRRLLQMNAFSMSTQALPANRHQLYLGEGFQWQPIHRQRLHLLNQLDNQGYLQPSKLYQWIDTAARRHPEGRLNQWRTLPLSPFKPLPDIGGKPSLHGVGSDTEQPVYLHQHNRNSHMVVFGMTRVGKTRLMCNIVAQDIRNGEAVLIIDPKSDLELLQDIVAACKVAGREKDLMILHAGMPEFSAKYNPLNNFVNISEIATRVTGAISAEGEGQQFKDFAWKFLNIVSTCLMEMGEPISYATLAFYVTRPKQLLYQYGEKMFPMKDPRYQEKIEQILAENSNKIDKKGNKKGDMTQQEAVQVYVENYIQETLERGDRSIYDAIIVDLHYAANLGEEYYSKITASLGPVFDKINKTSAREVFSWEGESTLPVIRLEEVIRDKKVVYMGLDALSNEAMAKAISQALIADLVTLIGKLYKTAPDKKFPLCLHVDEFSNMVRDEFINLLNKAGGAGIKVAAYTQTVNDLGAVFGTNKDKPKMLLGNFGTMIMLRVANDDTAEVFVNCLERTQTRSAVPYTTTSDKPDAQDGDFFTTQNTDSVSEEYQSIIEVNHLFSLPKGQAFVLTDGGKLYKIRIPLPEAQKDLPNSFEEILKQINRKTVIDSHEEVKL